In a single window of the Desulfovibrio sp. ZJ209 genome:
- a CDS encoding type 1 glutamine amidotransferase domain-containing protein, with protein MMSKKVLFTVTSHGELGDTGKPTGYYLSEVTHPWSVVSKFFEIDVVSPKGGKPPVDGFDLKDPINKKYWDDPAWQQKMDHTLTPAEVDPSAYAAIFYAGGHGAMWDFPDNKGLAAIAETIYRNGGIVAAVCHGPAGLVNLKREDGNYLIDGKNFTCFTNEEETLNGTEHIVPFLLQTALEGHGGIFKGGKPWSDTVVVDGRLVTGQNPMSALSLGRKLVELLQKG; from the coding sequence ATGATGTCCAAAAAAGTGCTGTTTACGGTGACGAGTCACGGCGAGCTGGGCGATACCGGCAAGCCCACGGGCTATTATCTCTCCGAGGTGACGCACCCGTGGAGCGTGGTCTCGAAATTCTTTGAGATCGACGTGGTGAGCCCCAAGGGGGGCAAGCCGCCGGTGGACGGCTTTGACCTCAAGGACCCCATCAACAAGAAATACTGGGACGACCCGGCGTGGCAGCAGAAGATGGATCACACCCTCACCCCGGCCGAGGTGGATCCGTCCGCGTATGCGGCCATCTTCTATGCCGGGGGCCACGGCGCCATGTGGGACTTCCCCGACAACAAGGGGCTCGCCGCCATCGCCGAGACCATCTACCGCAATGGCGGCATCGTGGCCGCTGTGTGCCACGGCCCCGCCGGCCTCGTGAACCTCAAGCGCGAGGACGGAAACTACCTCATCGACGGCAAGAACTTCACCTGCTTCACCAACGAGGAAGAGACCCTCAACGGCACGGAGCATATCGTGCCGTTCCTGCTCCAGACCGCTCTGGAAGGGCACGGCGGCATCTTCAAGGGCGGCAAGCCGTGGTCCGACACGGTGGTGGTGGACGGGCGCCTCGTCACGGGCCAGAACCCCATGTCGGCCCTGAGCCTTGGCAGGAAGCTCGTGGAACTGCTCCAGAAAGGCTAG
- a CDS encoding Y-family DNA polymerase, whose amino-acid sequence MHAPVFRLLVRPDICYLSPMAPYDYSSAADGSLMALADCDSFYTSCERVCRPDLEGRPVVVLSNNDGCLVAMSREAKKLGLPMGKPAFEVKSELEKHRVAVFSSNYTLYGDLSHRVMQTLESVVPKVEVYSIDEAFLPLDGALAANAPEVAAAARGRVRQWVGLPISIGIAPTRVLAKIATRVAKKYPAYGGIFDLSRSRKAEELLASVDVSDIWGVGRKSALKLRCEGIRSARDLRDADPDMIRRLLTVHGLNILMELRGVPAIGEDIPATHTCIISSRSLGYKVTAWEPMAEAVAYHAARAAEKLRGKGLVTQMVSVRIQTAYYRKDQPGHDGMTMLRLERPTCDSALIIRAARRALLRIFRAGYGYAKAMVMLTDLSDPGKCQPHLLDMLDGNAARDARRQKLMEVVDSINRREGRETLRFAAQGPRDAKWHMKRERLSPAWTTDVRHLLQVSGTSGGYTARNDMELP is encoded by the coding sequence ATGCACGCGCCCGTGTTCCGGCTTTTGGTCCGCCCGGATATTTGCTATCTTTCTCCCATGGCCCCATACGACTACAGCAGCGCCGCCGACGGCTCCCTCATGGCCCTGGCGGATTGCGACTCCTTCTACACCTCCTGTGAGCGCGTCTGCCGGCCCGATCTCGAGGGGCGCCCGGTGGTCGTGCTGAGCAACAATGACGGCTGCCTCGTGGCCATGAGCCGGGAGGCCAAGAAACTCGGCCTCCCCATGGGCAAGCCGGCCTTCGAGGTCAAGAGCGAGCTCGAAAAACACCGGGTGGCGGTATTTTCCTCCAACTACACCCTCTATGGCGACCTTTCCCACCGGGTCATGCAGACGCTGGAAAGCGTCGTCCCCAAGGTGGAGGTCTATTCCATCGACGAGGCCTTCCTGCCGCTTGACGGGGCGCTAGCCGCCAATGCCCCGGAGGTGGCGGCCGCCGCGCGCGGGCGCGTCCGCCAATGGGTGGGGCTCCCCATCTCCATCGGCATCGCGCCCACGCGGGTCCTCGCCAAGATCGCCACGCGCGTCGCCAAGAAATACCCGGCCTATGGGGGCATCTTTGACCTCAGCCGCAGCCGCAAGGCCGAGGAGCTGCTGGCGAGCGTGGACGTTTCCGACATCTGGGGCGTGGGCCGCAAGAGCGCGCTCAAGCTCAGGTGCGAGGGCATCCGCAGCGCCCGCGACCTGCGCGACGCCGACCCGGACATGATCCGCCGGCTGCTCACCGTCCACGGGCTCAACATCCTCATGGAGCTGCGCGGCGTCCCCGCCATCGGCGAGGACATCCCGGCCACGCATACCTGCATCATCTCCTCGCGCTCGCTGGGCTACAAGGTCACAGCATGGGAGCCCATGGCCGAGGCCGTGGCCTACCATGCCGCCCGCGCGGCGGAAAAGCTGCGCGGCAAGGGGCTCGTCACGCAGATGGTCTCGGTGCGCATCCAGACGGCCTACTACCGCAAGGACCAGCCCGGCCACGACGGGATGACCATGCTCCGGCTCGAGCGGCCCACCTGCGACAGCGCGCTCATCATCCGCGCGGCGCGGCGCGCCCTTTTGCGCATCTTCCGGGCCGGCTACGGCTATGCCAAGGCCATGGTCATGCTCACGGACCTGAGCGACCCCGGCAAATGCCAGCCGCACCTCCTCGACATGCTCGACGGCAATGCCGCCCGCGACGCCCGGCGCCAGAAGCTCATGGAAGTGGTGGACAGCATCAACCGCCGGGAAGGCCGGGAGACCTTGCGCTTCGCCGCGCAGGGCCCACGGGACGCCAAATGGCACATGAAGCGGGAGCGGCTGTCGCCGGCCTGGACCACGGATGTGCGCCACCTGCTCCAGGTCAGCGGCACGAGCGGGGGCTATACGGCCCGCAATGATATGGAGCTGCCCTGA
- a CDS encoding MiaB/RimO family radical SAM methylthiotransferase, which yields MPSWTFHILTFGCKVNQYESQAIREAWQAQGGSEAAAPAGADVVLINSCAVTGRAERDARNAVFRVRRAAPKARIILAGCAARLFEAFRPRPGAEWAEPDLCLGNDAKATLLASPWPHSGEDPAAQQAPPAYPPFHISGFSRARAVLKVQDGCVHRCTYCIVPQTRGAPRSRPPQEALAEARALLEKGHAELVISGINLAQYGRDRPEYGDFWQLLRFLDAELAPEFAGRARLRISSLEPSQLDARGLETLAGCRLVCPHLHISLQHASPAVLKRMGRGHYSAADLERALAPMASFWPRMGLGADILVGFPGETEEDFHLLLEALARLPLSYAHVFPYSRRPGTAAAQFTGQLPLRLRQERAAAARAVVERRRQRFWEGQMRMERMLVAPDAGEGARGKGVRKGVNEYYVPCFFPTPPRADAGAGRLVEARPVGLDARGLLVEAL from the coding sequence ATGCCTTCCTGGACATTCCATATCCTGACCTTCGGCTGCAAGGTCAACCAGTACGAAAGCCAGGCCATCCGCGAGGCGTGGCAGGCGCAGGGCGGGAGCGAGGCCGCGGCTCCGGCTGGCGCGGACGTGGTCCTCATCAACAGTTGCGCCGTCACCGGCCGCGCGGAGCGGGACGCGCGCAATGCCGTTTTTCGGGTGCGGCGGGCCGCGCCCAAGGCGCGCATCATCCTCGCCGGCTGTGCGGCCCGGCTGTTTGAAGCCTTCCGGCCGCGCCCCGGCGCCGAGTGGGCCGAACCTGACCTCTGCCTCGGCAATGACGCCAAGGCCACGCTCCTCGCGAGCCCGTGGCCCCACTCAGGAGAAGATCCGGCCGCGCAACAGGCGCCCCCCGCCTATCCCCCCTTTCATATCAGCGGCTTCAGCCGCGCCCGGGCCGTGCTCAAGGTGCAGGACGGCTGCGTGCACCGCTGCACCTATTGCATCGTGCCGCAAACGCGCGGCGCTCCCCGTAGCCGCCCCCCGCAGGAGGCGCTCGCCGAGGCGCGCGCCCTGCTGGAGAAAGGTCATGCGGAACTGGTGATCTCGGGCATCAATCTCGCGCAATATGGCCGCGACAGGCCGGAATACGGTGATTTCTGGCAGCTTTTGCGCTTTCTCGACGCGGAGCTCGCGCCCGAGTTCGCCGGCCGGGCGCGCCTGCGCATAAGCTCGCTGGAGCCCTCCCAGCTGGACGCACGCGGGCTTGAAACGCTCGCCGGCTGCCGGCTCGTCTGCCCGCACCTGCATATCTCCCTGCAGCATGCGAGCCCGGCGGTGCTCAAGCGCATGGGCAGGGGCCACTATTCGGCGGCGGATCTGGAAAGGGCGCTCGCGCCCATGGCCTCATTCTGGCCGCGCATGGGCCTTGGCGCGGACATCCTTGTGGGTTTCCCCGGGGAGACGGAGGAGGACTTCCACCTGCTGCTGGAGGCGCTGGCGCGGCTCCCCTTGAGCTACGCGCATGTCTTCCCCTATTCGCGGCGCCCGGGCACGGCGGCGGCGCAGTTCACGGGCCAGCTGCCGCTCAGGCTCCGGCAGGAGCGTGCGGCCGCGGCCCGCGCCGTGGTGGAGCGGCGGCGGCAGCGCTTTTGGGAGGGGCAGATGCGGATGGAGCGCATGCTCGTCGCGCCGGATGCTGGCGAAGGCGCCCGGGGCAAAGGCGTGCGCAAGGGCGTCAATGAATATTATGTGCCCTGCTTTTTCCCGACACCTCCCCGGGCCGATGCCGGCGCCGGACGCCTGGTGGAGGCGCGCCCGGTGGGGCTCGATGCGCGCGGGCTGCTGGTGGAGGCCCTGTGA
- a CDS encoding M15 family metallopeptidase, with amino-acid sequence MLLPAALLPFLLTLLLFAVPAQAGTPPPPEVLSEEDALNLHCLREAYPAVRSLEADSRGRQWLIFADGRRVLYREAPGGGMAPEGAPQGGADVAASMAAPYPLEPTRPATPPGTSPGRLRPYGLLTALYGENRESVNAGLVSVPWQGRSVRLSAPAAEALGRVARRLAPVLAECPNLKHYLKSEGGFAWRRIAGEDRLSAHAFGIALDLNARLGPYWRWSSLMPHPRQQDYPPEIVEAFEAEGFIWGGKWHEYDLMHFEYRPELLCKARLAGMARSAP; translated from the coding sequence ATGCTCCTCCCTGCCGCCCTGCTCCCCTTTCTCCTCACACTTTTGCTCTTCGCTGTGCCCGCACAGGCCGGGACGCCCCCGCCGCCAGAGGTACTTTCGGAAGAAGACGCGCTCAACCTGCATTGCCTGCGCGAGGCATATCCCGCAGTGCGCAGCCTTGAGGCCGACAGCCGGGGGAGGCAATGGCTCATTTTTGCGGACGGCCGGCGCGTCCTCTACAGGGAGGCGCCGGGAGGGGGCATGGCGCCCGAGGGCGCCCCGCAGGGCGGCGCGGACGTGGCCGCAAGCATGGCCGCGCCCTATCCGCTGGAGCCCACGCGCCCGGCTACGCCGCCGGGCACCTCCCCGGGGCGGTTGCGCCCCTATGGCTTGCTGACCGCGCTCTATGGTGAAAACCGCGAGAGCGTAAATGCCGGCCTTGTGTCCGTGCCCTGGCAGGGGCGCTCCGTGAGGCTGAGCGCGCCCGCTGCCGAAGCGCTCGGGCGCGTCGCCCGACGGCTTGCGCCCGTGCTCGCGGAGTGTCCAAACCTCAAGCATTACCTTAAGAGTGAAGGCGGGTTCGCGTGGCGGCGCATCGCGGGCGAGGACAGGCTGAGCGCGCACGCCTTCGGCATCGCCCTTGACCTCAATGCGAGGCTCGGGCCCTACTGGCGCTGGAGCAGTCTTATGCCGCATCCGCGCCAGCAGGACTATCCGCCGGAAATCGTGGAGGCCTTCGAGGCCGAGGGCTTCATCTGGGGCGGCAAGTGGCATGAGTATGACCTCATGCACTTTGAGTACCGCCCGGAACTCCTCTGCAAGGCGCGCCTCGCCGGCATGGCCCGGTCCGCGCCCTGA
- a CDS encoding YbaK/EbsC family protein, whose protein sequence is MSIERVRAYFKDNGMADRVREFPVSSATVELAAKALGCEPCRIAKTLSFMAEGKPLLVVTAGDARIDNPRYKARFGAKAKMLASDEAEMLVGHAVGGVCPFAVNEGVAVYLDVSLRRFATVFPACGSSNSAIELDMEELEKYSGAADWVDVCKGWREEGQEG, encoded by the coding sequence ATGTCCATCGAGAGGGTCAGGGCCTATTTTAAAGATAACGGCATGGCCGATCGCGTGCGGGAATTCCCCGTCTCCAGCGCCACGGTGGAGCTGGCGGCGAAGGCCCTCGGCTGCGAGCCCTGCCGCATCGCCAAGACGCTCTCTTTCATGGCGGAGGGCAAGCCCCTGCTCGTGGTCACGGCCGGGGACGCGCGCATCGACAACCCGCGCTACAAGGCCCGCTTCGGCGCCAAGGCGAAAATGCTTGCCTCGGACGAGGCCGAAATGCTCGTGGGGCATGCCGTGGGCGGCGTCTGCCCCTTTGCCGTCAACGAGGGCGTGGCCGTCTATCTGGATGTTTCGCTCAGGCGCTTCGCCACTGTCTTTCCCGCCTGCGGCAGCAGCAACAGCGCCATCGAGCTCGATATGGAAGAGCTGGAAAAGTATTCAGGCGCGGCCGACTGGGTGGACGTGTGCAAGGGCTGGCGCGAGGAGGGGCAGGAGGGCTGA
- a CDS encoding chemotaxis response regulator protein-glutamate methylesterase yields MIRVLVVDDSTFMRHALVSMLEQDPEIKVVDTARDGLDALEKAEKLDVDVITLDVEMPRLNGLETLKKLMKTNPLPVIMVSSLTEEGAVSTLKAMEYGAQDFIPKTQSNDKDAFAEELRRKVKALARRKSIIRLKYHHHGAPQAGASAGAAAAAQGSARPAASGASLHTGPAHVSAASACKGPRDLVVIGVSTGGPPVVQKILAALPASLPACILIAQHMPATFTGPFAQRLNSVSQISVSEAVDGDKLRNGHAYVCPGGMHIGVRQRGPLPEVSVTKEPKSALYKPTVNVLMETAGNVMGRRTLGVMLTGMGSDGVDGARVLREKGGCLIAQSEASCVVYGMPKAVVDANLANLILDADEIASAIIATVKG; encoded by the coding sequence ATGATCCGTGTCCTCGTGGTCGATGACTCGACCTTTATGCGCCACGCCCTCGTCTCCATGCTCGAGCAGGACCCGGAGATCAAGGTCGTGGATACGGCGCGCGACGGGCTGGACGCCCTCGAAAAAGCCGAAAAGCTCGACGTTGACGTGATCACCCTTGACGTGGAGATGCCGCGCTTAAACGGCCTCGAAACGCTCAAGAAGCTCATGAAGACCAATCCCCTGCCGGTCATCATGGTGAGCTCCCTGACGGAAGAAGGCGCCGTGAGCACGCTCAAGGCCATGGAATACGGCGCGCAGGACTTCATCCCCAAGACGCAAAGCAACGACAAGGACGCCTTCGCCGAAGAGCTGCGCCGCAAGGTCAAGGCGCTCGCCCGCCGCAAGAGCATCATCCGCCTCAAGTATCACCACCACGGGGCGCCCCAGGCCGGCGCCAGCGCCGGAGCGGCAGCAGCGGCGCAGGGGTCCGCCCGGCCCGCAGCCTCGGGCGCTTCGCTCCACACAGGCCCGGCGCACGTGAGCGCCGCTTCCGCCTGCAAGGGCCCGCGCGACCTCGTGGTCATCGGCGTTTCCACCGGCGGCCCGCCGGTCGTCCAGAAGATCCTCGCAGCGCTGCCCGCGTCGCTTCCCGCGTGCATCCTCATCGCCCAGCACATGCCGGCCACCTTCACCGGCCCTTTCGCCCAGCGCCTTAACAGCGTGAGCCAGATCTCCGTTTCGGAGGCGGTGGACGGCGACAAGCTCAGGAACGGCCACGCCTATGTCTGCCCCGGCGGCATGCACATCGGCGTGCGCCAGCGCGGGCCGCTGCCCGAAGTTTCCGTCACCAAGGAGCCCAAGAGCGCCCTCTACAAGCCCACGGTGAATGTACTGATGGAGACGGCGGGCAATGTCATGGGTCGGCGCACCCTGGGCGTCATGCTCACCGGCATGGGCTCCGACGGGGTGGACGGCGCGCGCGTCCTGCGCGAAAAGGGCGGCTGCCTCATCGCGCAGAGCGAAGCCTCCTGCGTGGTCTACGGTATGCCCAAGGCAGTGGTGGACGCCAACCTCGCCAACCTGATCCTGGACGCTGACGAGATCGCCAGCGCCATCATCGCAACGGTCAAAGGCTGA
- a CDS encoding HEAT repeat domain-containing protein: MSMETPQASAPDILEALRSGDNDAARSAAFSAGDLALKEAIPYLCERIKSGNIGVQEAAEYGLRKIRGPQAIEALLPLLASDEAPVRNVAMDILREIGVDAIDAMQPYLRGDDADQRIFITDILGYCRSHRSAILLGDALLKDPEVNVRYQAAVSLGNLAYPESVNNLCQAMHDEEWVQFAVVEALAKINDPAAISALIKLLPLSSVLVSAAIVDALGELGDIKTVPMLFNALENVSDILRHKIVKAIVQILKGRALTLLAPKSQERLREYLLDALTDNDEEIQIAALQGLSSIGTGEASNDILTLAQAIDPERQPELYEAAVRALAAIGYNEVVRDALRSEDETRITIAMEACQLMEDKRPLEEFKNLFWRVGRELQRAAVAEVAQLGTCDDVPFFLSVIDECKDAEVLKSALAFFGNQHTCPDVEDVVFAQLDHRYVDVKEMALEACINLHSAMLNERFKKRAHSDDVMQRMMAVYALGRYSVTENIAEITDALEDADPSIRRVAVEAFLNMGAAAERYLPRLLPRLYDEDKDVRLALVDLLGQIGTPAVMPHLITALRDENDWVRIRAIEALGVNKNHEAVPTLAGMLEDAEPMVVFRIIEALGRIGGNVAFGVLLGMTDHEDPEIQHAAADAVAAIQAEQE; the protein is encoded by the coding sequence ATGAGCATGGAAACTCCTCAAGCCAGCGCTCCGGACATCCTCGAAGCCCTGCGGTCCGGCGACAACGACGCGGCCCGCAGCGCGGCCTTCAGCGCCGGCGACCTTGCACTGAAAGAGGCCATCCCCTATCTCTGCGAGCGGATCAAGAGCGGCAATATCGGCGTGCAGGAGGCGGCGGAATACGGCCTGCGCAAGATCCGAGGGCCACAGGCCATCGAGGCCCTGCTGCCCCTGCTCGCCAGCGACGAGGCCCCGGTGCGCAACGTCGCCATGGACATCCTGCGCGAGATCGGCGTGGACGCCATCGACGCCATGCAGCCCTATTTGCGTGGCGACGATGCCGACCAGCGCATTTTCATCACCGACATCCTCGGCTATTGCCGCAGCCACCGGTCGGCCATCCTGCTCGGCGACGCCCTGCTCAAGGACCCGGAAGTCAATGTGCGCTACCAGGCGGCGGTGAGCCTCGGCAACCTCGCCTATCCCGAATCGGTGAACAATCTCTGCCAGGCCATGCACGACGAGGAATGGGTGCAGTTCGCCGTGGTGGAGGCACTGGCGAAAATCAACGATCCCGCGGCCATCAGCGCGCTCATCAAGCTTTTGCCGCTCTCTTCCGTGCTCGTGAGCGCGGCCATCGTGGACGCCCTGGGCGAGCTTGGCGACATCAAGACCGTGCCCATGCTCTTCAACGCGCTGGAGAATGTCAGCGACATCCTGCGCCACAAGATCGTCAAGGCCATCGTGCAGATCCTCAAGGGCCGCGCGCTCACCCTGCTCGCGCCCAAGTCGCAGGAGCGGCTGCGCGAATATTTGCTCGACGCCCTCACGGACAACGACGAGGAAATCCAGATAGCCGCGCTGCAGGGCCTGAGTTCCATCGGCACGGGCGAGGCGAGCAACGACATCCTCACCCTCGCCCAGGCCATCGACCCGGAGCGCCAGCCCGAGCTTTACGAGGCCGCCGTGCGCGCGCTGGCGGCCATCGGCTATAATGAGGTCGTGCGCGACGCCCTGCGCAGCGAGGACGAGACCCGCATCACCATCGCCATGGAAGCCTGCCAGCTCATGGAGGACAAGCGGCCCCTCGAAGAGTTCAAAAACCTCTTCTGGCGCGTGGGCCGCGAGCTTCAGCGGGCGGCTGTGGCCGAAGTGGCGCAACTCGGCACCTGCGACGACGTGCCCTTCTTCCTCTCGGTCATCGACGAATGTAAGGACGCCGAAGTGCTCAAGAGCGCCCTGGCCTTCTTCGGCAACCAACATACCTGCCCTGATGTGGAAGACGTGGTCTTCGCCCAGCTCGACCACCGCTATGTGGACGTGAAGGAAATGGCGCTCGAGGCCTGCATCAACCTGCACAGCGCCATGCTCAACGAACGCTTCAAGAAGCGCGCCCACAGCGACGACGTGATGCAGCGCATGATGGCCGTCTACGCCCTCGGGCGCTACAGCGTCACCGAAAACATCGCCGAGATCACCGACGCCCTCGAGGACGCGGACCCGTCTATCCGGCGCGTGGCCGTGGAGGCCTTCCTCAACATGGGCGCCGCGGCCGAGCGCTACCTGCCGCGCCTTTTGCCGCGCCTCTATGATGAAGACAAGGACGTGCGCCTCGCCCTTGTTGACCTGCTCGGCCAGATAGGCACCCCGGCGGTGATGCCGCACCTCATCACGGCCCTGCGCGACGAGAACGACTGGGTGCGCATCCGCGCCATCGAGGCTCTGGGCGTCAACAAAAACCATGAGGCGGTGCCCACCCTGGCCGGCATGCTCGAAGATGCCGAGCCGATGGTGGTGTTCCGCATTATCGAGGCCCTGGGGCGCATCGGCGGCAATGTGGCCTTCGGCGTCCTTCTGGGCATGACCGACCACGAAGACCCGGAAATCCAGCACGCGGCGGCGGATGCCGTGGCCGCCATCCAGGCCGAACAGGAGTAG
- a CDS encoding protein-glutamate O-methyltransferase CheR, with translation MQISDEEFLLLRDFIYQQCGIFIAENRKYLVENRLSNRIKELNLKSYNEYYNFLRFDASRKQELNKLFEVVTTNETSFFRNPPQLEVFQRVVLAEALDQARKSGQKKLRIWSAGCSTGEEPYTLAIILHETLKNDIGNWDIKITANDLSEAVLAAARRGIYNEYALRTTPKEMVDRYFHKDGNVYKLDAALKRLVSFGQINLSDKEQLKRVEKSQIVFCRNVIIYFDDDMKRKVINAFYDNLQPKGVLLIGHSESLHNISRAFQLEHHKGTILYRKISE, from the coding sequence CTGCAGATCAGCGACGAGGAATTCCTGCTGCTTCGGGATTTCATCTACCAGCAGTGCGGCATCTTCATCGCCGAGAACCGCAAGTACCTCGTGGAGAACCGCCTCTCCAACCGCATCAAGGAACTGAACCTCAAGAGCTATAACGAGTATTACAACTTCCTCCGCTTCGACGCGAGCCGCAAGCAGGAGCTGAACAAGCTCTTCGAGGTCGTCACCACCAACGAGACGAGCTTTTTCCGCAATCCGCCGCAGCTTGAGGTCTTCCAGCGGGTGGTGCTCGCCGAGGCGCTGGACCAGGCGCGCAAGAGCGGCCAGAAGAAGCTGCGCATCTGGTCGGCAGGCTGCTCCACCGGCGAGGAGCCGTATACCCTCGCCATCATCCTGCACGAGACGCTGAAAAACGACATCGGCAACTGGGACATCAAGATCACTGCCAACGACCTTTCCGAGGCCGTGCTCGCGGCGGCGCGCCGGGGCATCTACAACGAGTATGCTCTGCGCACCACGCCCAAGGAAATGGTGGACAGGTACTTCCACAAGGACGGCAACGTCTACAAGCTGGACGCGGCGCTCAAGCGCCTGGTCTCGTTCGGCCAGATCAACCTGAGCGACAAGGAACAGCTCAAGCGCGTCGAAAAGTCGCAGATCGTCTTTTGCCGCAACGTCATCATCTATTTTGACGACGACATGAAGCGCAAGGTCATCAACGCCTTTTATGACAATCTCCAGCCCAAGGGCGTGCTGCTCATCGGCCATTCGGAATCGCTGCACAACATCAGCCGCGCCTTCCAGCTGGAGCACCACAAGGGGACCATCCTGTACCGCAAAATCAGCGAGTGA